In Chitinophagaceae bacterium, the genomic window TGCAAAAGCGGTAAACCAAATGCTGCTGTTTTTCCGGTGCCTGTTTGGGCAAGCCCTACAAAATCTTTTGTGCCGCTTAATAAAACGGGTATGGCTTTTTCCTGTATAGGCGTTGGGCTTGTAAAACCGAGTTCGGTAATGGACTTGATGATTTGCTCATTAAGCCCTAATGATTCAAATGAATTCATAACAATAAAATAATTTAAGGCAGAAGTATGCCCGTGAAAACATGTATTAGCAGAAAAATTTCATACATACATGTTATGCACCGGCTGCGGAAAAAATACCGGTAGTGTTAGTAACACCGGCTCTGTACAGCATCTTTGCACGTCATGCAAATACTTGGAAATTTTACAATCGGGCGCAAAGTTACGGTTTTTATGTGAATTAATAATAGTTTTTTGTTTATTTCATTATTTGCTATTGCCGCTTAGCTATTTATTAGAAAATGTTAACTGCTTATGCTATTATATTTGTACATAAATTTTTTTTACAATGACTAATTTATTGGAGTTGCAAAACCTGAAAAAATATTTTGCCACTCAAAAGGCCGTTGATGATATGAGTTTTTCCATTCAAAAGGGGAGCATCTTTGGATTATTGGGCCCCAACGGTGCAGGTAAAACCACTTTGCTGCGTATGATTACTGGGATATTTTATCCTGACAGCGGGCAGATATTATTCGATGGAAAAAAATTTGATCCACTAAACGATGCACAAAACATTGGCTATATGCCCGAAGAAAGGGGCTTGTATAAGAAGATGAAAATTGGGGAACAAGCCGTTTACCTGGCACAGTTAAAAGGGTTGAAAGCCACTGAAGCCACACAAAAAGCAAAAGATTGGTTCACTAAATTTGAGATGCAAAGCTGGTGGAACAAAAAGGTGGAAGACCTGAGTAAGGGCATGAGCCAGAAGCTGCAATTTGTAACCACTGTAATGCATAACCCCAGTTTAATTATTTTAGATGAACCCTTTAGCGGGCTCGATCCGGTAAATGCCAATTTAATAAAGGAAGAAATTTTTAAGCTTGCTGAAAACGGGTGCACCATTATTTTTAGTACACACCGTATGGAGCAGGTAGAAGAAATATGCAGGCATATTGTGCTGATGAATAAAGGGAAAAAAATACTGGATGGAACGGTGCAAAATGTAAAGAATGAATTTAAGGATAATATTTATGAATTGAAAGGCAATATTTTGCCGGAACATACCATGACGGGCATCTTTGAAGTAGTAAACCTCAGCAACGGAAGGTTACGCATAAAACTTTCGCAGGGCACCAGGCCCAATGATGTGTTGCAATACTTCATTAATCAAACTGTGGCCATCAACTCATTTAACGAAGTGCTGCCTACCTTAAACGATATTTTTATTAAGCTGGTAGAAGGCACCGCAACAGCAAGGCAATTTCAAAATATTTCGTAATCTCTTATTAATTTTTATGAGCAAGATAGGTTTAATTGTAGGCCGGGAATACTTTACAAGGGTAAAGAAAAAATCATTTCTTATTACTACGATACTGGTTCCAATATTAATTATGGCCTTTTATGCAGTAATTATTTTTGTGGCAATAAAGGGTGGCGATTCATCAGCCTCCGGCAAGCTGGCCATTATTGATGAAGCAGGATTGTTTCATGACTCTTCTTTTACAAACGTAAAGGAAAAAGGTTTCGAACTGGTGAAAAATGAAAATGAAACTTCTTTTGTGGGTAAGTACAAAAGCAAAGGTTATTTAGGTTTTTTATATATCCCTAAAATTAATATTGATAAACCTGAAGGTATTGTGTTACACAGCCAAAGCAGTATTAGCCTTACCAAAACAGTTGAAATAAACGATATGGTAAATAATGCCGTGGAAGATAAGCGCCTGGCGGCATTGGGTATAAAGCCGGAAGATTTTAAAAAATTATCGGCCGATGTATCCATTCAAAGTACTATAGATACCAAAGAAGGCGGAAAGAAAACCGTGGCAGGTATTTCTTATGCCGTATCTTATTTATGCGGCATACTTATTTATTTAATGATGATTATTTACGGTACACAGGTAATGAGGGGTGTTACCGAAGAAAAAACAAACCGTATTTCGGAAGTGGTGATAAGTTCGGTAAAACCATTTGAATTAATGATGGGAAAAATTATTGGCATTGGCGCTGTGGGCCTCACACAGTTTGCCATTTGGATAGTATTATTTGTAATACTTCAGGGAATCATCCCACTGCTTATGCCCGACATTTTAAACCAGGCCGGAGCTGCTGCTACAGCCGCAAATGATTCTTCATCGTCAATAGGCGTAATGAAAGAAATTACCAATGGTTTATCTACATTGCCCATGGCAAAAATAATTGGTTGGTTTTTATTTTACTTTTTGGGTGGATACCTTACTTATGCATCTTTATTTGCCGCAGTAGGTAGCGTAGTGAGCGAAGACCAGCAGGAAGCACAGCAACTGGTGTTTCCTATATTAATGCCCATTATTTTAGGCTTTGTAATTATGACCAATGCCGTACAAAACCCCGATAGTAACCTGGCTTTATTCGGCAGCTTGTTTCCCTTAACATCTCCCGTGGTAATGATGGGAAGAATTACTTACGATATCCCACTTTGGCAACTGCTTTTATCGGCAGTATTATTAATTGGCACTTTTATTTTACTTACCTGGTTAACTGCAAAAATTTACCGTATTGGCATTTTAATGTATGGTAAAAAACCAAGCTGGAAGGAGATGATGAAATGGGTTTTCAGGAAATCATAAATCAAAAAAAAAAAAGCATAATTGGTTTTCTATTTTTCCTTTTTAGAAAGAAATAAAATAAAAAATTTGGAAATTTAAAAACTATGCGTTTAACTTTGCAGCAGTTCTTTAAATAATCTTATCAAGAAAGGCAGAGGGTAATGGCCCGTTGAAGCCTTGGCAACCTGTTCCGTTTATTTCGGAAAAAGGTGCCAAATCCATCCCAACAGTATTATTGGGACAGATAAGTCAGACATTAAGCTAAAAAGTAAAAACAATTTATAAAAGCTCATCTGGCATATCGGGTGAGCTTTTTTATTTTAGAAAAACCCCGGTATTTATTCCTCAATTTTCAGGATAAGATTATTTAAAATTTTTAAATAAAAATTAAACATCTTATCATGAGCACAGCAACACAACTCATCCACAGCATCCCTGTATGCGAACTTACTGGTTCCATTAGCGTACCCATTTATCAAACCAGCACTTTTGTACAACAAGCCCCGGGCATTAACAAAGGTTTTGATTATTCCCGTACCAATAACCCTACAAGGGCAACGCTGGAAAACATTATTGCAACTTTAGAGAAAGGCAGTACCGGAATTGCCTTTGGCAGCGGCCTGGCAGCAATAGACGCCGTATTAAAATTGCTAAAAGCAGGTGACGAAATAATTGCCGTAGATGACATTTACGGGGGTGCGTTCCGCTTATTTACGCATGTGTATGAAAAGTTTGGCATTCAAGTGAAATATGTTGATACTACACAGGTAGAAAATATTTTTAATGCCGTAACCAAAGCAACAAAACTTATTTGGATTGAAACGCCTACAAACCCCACTTTAAAAATCAGCGATATACAAGCCATCGCCAAAATTGCAAAGGCACAGGGCTGCTGGCTTTGCGTGGATAACACTTTTGCTTCGCCCGCTTTACAGCAACCTCTTGCGCTGGGAGCTGATATTGTAGTGCATAGTGCAACAAAATATCTTGGAGGGCATAGCGATTTAATTGCAGGCCTTGTTATTACCAAAGAAAAAGAGCTTGGCGAAAAAATAAAATTTATCCAAAATGCAAGTGGCGCTGTTTTGTCTCCATTCGATAGTTGGCTGGTGATAAGGGGAATTGAAACACTCTGCCTGAGGGTGCAGCAGCATAGCAAAAATGCACAGTTGGTTGCCGAATTTTTAGCAACACATCCTTTTGTAGCAGATGTTTATTACCCTGGCTTACCCACCCATCACAATCATGATATTGCGTTAAAACAATCTACAGGTTTTGGTGGTGTAGTTTCTTTTTCATTAAAACAGGATACCGAAGAAGCAGCAACAGCCTTTGTTACCAACACCAAACTTTTTCAACTTGCCGAAAGCCTTGGCGGTGTAAAGAGCCTTCTTTGTCATCCTGCAACAATGACGCATAAAAGTATACCTGCGGAAAAAAGAAGGGCGGCAGGTGTTGCAGACAGCCT contains:
- a CDS encoding ATP-binding cassette domain-containing protein; amino-acid sequence: MTNLLELQNLKKYFATQKAVDDMSFSIQKGSIFGLLGPNGAGKTTLLRMITGIFYPDSGQILFDGKKFDPLNDAQNIGYMPEERGLYKKMKIGEQAVYLAQLKGLKATEATQKAKDWFTKFEMQSWWNKKVEDLSKGMSQKLQFVTTVMHNPSLIILDEPFSGLDPVNANLIKEEIFKLAENGCTIIFSTHRMEQVEEICRHIVLMNKGKKILDGTVQNVKNEFKDNIYELKGNILPEHTMTGIFEVVNLSNGRLRIKLSQGTRPNDVLQYFINQTVAINSFNEVLPTLNDIFIKLVEGTATARQFQNIS
- a CDS encoding ABC transporter permease, which codes for MSKIGLIVGREYFTRVKKKSFLITTILVPILIMAFYAVIIFVAIKGGDSSASGKLAIIDEAGLFHDSSFTNVKEKGFELVKNENETSFVGKYKSKGYLGFLYIPKINIDKPEGIVLHSQSSISLTKTVEINDMVNNAVEDKRLAALGIKPEDFKKLSADVSIQSTIDTKEGGKKTVAGISYAVSYLCGILIYLMMIIYGTQVMRGVTEEKTNRISEVVISSVKPFELMMGKIIGIGAVGLTQFAIWIVLFVILQGIIPLLMPDILNQAGAAATAANDSSSSIGVMKEITNGLSTLPMAKIIGWFLFYFLGGYLTYASLFAAVGSVVSEDQQEAQQLVFPILMPIILGFVIMTNAVQNPDSNLALFGSLFPLTSPVVMMGRITYDIPLWQLLLSAVLLIGTFILLTWLTAKIYRIGILMYGKKPSWKEMMKWVFRKS
- a CDS encoding PLP-dependent transferase → MSTATQLIHSIPVCELTGSISVPIYQTSTFVQQAPGINKGFDYSRTNNPTRATLENIIATLEKGSTGIAFGSGLAAIDAVLKLLKAGDEIIAVDDIYGGAFRLFTHVYEKFGIQVKYVDTTQVENIFNAVTKATKLIWIETPTNPTLKISDIQAIAKIAKAQGCWLCVDNTFASPALQQPLALGADIVVHSATKYLGGHSDLIAGLVITKEKELGEKIKFIQNASGAVLSPFDSWLVIRGIETLCLRVQQHSKNAQLVAEFLATHPFVADVYYPGLPTHHNHDIALKQSTGFGGVVSFSLKQDTEEAATAFVTNTKLFQLAESLGGVKSLLCHPATMTHKSIPAEKRRAAGVADSLIRLSVGLEEAADLISDLTNAFHKINHLQHILTGEPV